A single genomic interval of Cucumis sativus cultivar 9930 chromosome 5, Cucumber_9930_V3, whole genome shotgun sequence harbors:
- the LOC101205853 gene encoding palmitoyl-acyl carrier protein thioesterase, chloroplastic isoform X1, whose protein sequence is MASFSCPVPYVIRCSTAKEGNDSNKLRYVKVNGAIIGSISETDLLSQSVRASRALVPSVAENGCFVKEDVRQKIPTKKQLVDPHRQGLIIEGGVGYRQTVVIRSYEVGPDKTATVESVMNLLQETALNHVWMSGLLSNGFGATHGMMRNNLIWVVSRMLVEVDHYPIWGEIVEIDTWVGASGKNGMRRDWLIRSQATGYVYARATSTWVMMNQQTRRLSKMPEEVRAEISPWFIEKQAIKEDAPEKISKLDDKAKYMNSDLKPKRSDLDMNHHVNNVKYLRWMLETIPDHVLESHQLSSIILEYRRECGSSDIVQSLCEPDEDGILRDVEMIEDREIGLLNGFSLASEILKGGLLGSFDKGTQRYTHLLQIEGEAKNEEIVRGRTTWKKKLTTIPFSTE, encoded by the exons ATGGCCTCTTTCTCTTGCCCTGTTCCTTATGTTATCAGATGCTCCACTGCCAAAGAAGGTAATGATTCTAATAAGCTAAGGTATGTTAAAGTTAATGGGGCTATTATTGGGTCCATTTCTGAAACTGATTTGCTGAGCCAATCGGTTAGAGCTTCGAGAGCTCTTGTCCCTTCTGTGGCGGAAAATGGGTGTTTTGTTAAAGAAGATGTTCGTCAGAAAATTCCCACAAAGAAGCAGCTGGTTGATCCTCACCGGCAAGGCTTGATCATTGAAGGAGGTGTTGGGTATAGACAAACTGTTGTAATCAGATCGTATGAAGTTGGTCCTGATAAGACTGCAACTGTGGAGAGCGTCATGAATCTTTTGCAG GAAACAGCACTTAATCATGTTTGGATGTCTGGGCTTCTCAGCAATGGTTTTGGGGCTACCCATGGCATGATGAGGAATAATCTTATCTGGGTTGTTTCACGTATGCTTGTCGAAGTAGACCACTATCCGATATG GGGCGAGATTGTTGAAATCGATACATGGGTTGGGGCATCCGGGAAAAATGGAATGAGAAGGGACTGGCTTATTAGAAGTCAAGCAACAGGCTACGTTTATGCTCGAGCGACAAG CACATGGGTGATGATGAACCAGCAAACAAGACGACTCTCCAAAATGCCAGAAGAAGTAAGGGCAGAAATTTCTCCTTGGTTTATTGAAAAGCAAGCAATCAAAGAAGATGCCCCCGAGAAAATTTCCAAGTTAGATGATAAAGCTAAGTACATGAACTCTGACTTGAAG CCAAAGAGAAGTGATCTGGACATGAACCATCATGTCAACAATGTCAAATACCTAAGATGGATGCTAGAG ACGATACCTGACCATGTTTTGGAGTCTCATCAACTTTCTAGTATCATATTGGAGTATAGAAGGGAATGCGGAAGCTCTGATATAGTTCAATCACTATGTGAGCCAGATGAAGATGGAATCCTCAGAGATGTGGAGATGATAGAAGACAGAGAAATCGGTCTACTAAACGGGTTTTCCTTGGCGTCTGAAATTCTCAAAGGTGGACTCTTGGGATCTTTTGACAAAGGAACACAAAGGTATACACATCTTCTACAAATTGAAGGGGAGGCTAAGAATGAAGAGATAGTGAGGGGAAGAACCACATGGAAGAAAAAGCTTACCACTATACCATTCTCCACAGAgtaa
- the LOC101205141 gene encoding CDP-diacylglycerol--serine O-phosphatidyltransferase 2 isoform X2, whose protein sequence is MGVQASYYIIITYWCMLPYVSVLCNSWASGALDPQNAAHEDSAISVKRGVWAMISVFLAYCLLQAPSTILIRPHPAIWRLVHGMAVIYLIALTFLLFQSRDDARQFMKFLHPDLGVELPERSYGADCRLYLPENSKSRFKNVYETLFDEFVPAHIIGWWGKAIMIRNQALLWVLSIGFEMMELTFRHMLPNFNECWWDSIVLDILICNWFGIWAGMRTVRYFDGKTYKWVGLSRQPNIIGKVKRTLGQFTPAQWDKDEWHPLLGPWRFIQVISLCIVFLTVELNTFFLKFSLWVPPRNPVIIYRLILWWLIAIPTIREYNSYLQDRKPVKKVGAFCWLSLAICIIELLICIKFGHGLYPKPMPLWLVIFWISVGGAVVLFLLIWSWQSHQRLARKKQ, encoded by the exons ATGGGCGTACAAGCCTCGTACTATATCATTATTACTTATTGGTGCATGCTTCCTTATGTGAGTGTTTTGTGCAATAG CTGGGCCAGTGGAGCCCTTGATCCTCAAAACGCAGCACATGAGGATAGTGCTATTTCTGTTAAAAG GGGTGTATGGGCTATGATTTCAGTATTTCTTGCCTATTGTTTGCTGCAAGCCCCATCAAC GATTTTGATTAGGCCACATCCAGCCATTTGGCGTTTGGTGCATGGAATGGCTGTCATTTACTTGATAGCACTTACCTTTTTGCTGTTTCAG AGTCGTGATGATGCTCGACAGTTTATGAAGTTTCTCCATCCTGACCTCGGTGTTG AGCTTCCAGAAAGATCTTATGGTGCTGATTGTCGTCTTTATTTACctgaaaattccaaaagcaGGTTTAAGAATGTTTAT GAGACACTTTTTGATGAATTTGTTCCAGCTCATATAATTGGATGGTGGGGCAAGGCTATAATGATTCGTAACCAAGCTCTACTGTGGGTGTTGTCAATTGGGTTTGAAATGATGGAG CTAACCTTTCGCCACATGTTACCAAACTTCAACGAGTGTTGGTGGGACAGTATCGTTCttgatattttgatatgtAACTGGTTTG GCATCTGGGCAGGAATGCGTACTGTTCGATACTTCGATGGTAAAACATACAAGTGGGTTGGTCTAAGTCGTCAACCTAATATTATTGGGAAA GTCAAACGAACACTGGGACAATTCACACCAGCACAGTGGGACAAAGATGAGTGGCACCCATTACTTGGTCCATGGCGTTTCATTCAAGTTATAAGCCTTTGCATCGTCTTCCTGACAGTAGAGCTCAATACATTCTTTTTGAAGTTTAGTCTTTGGGTACCCCCAAGGAATCCTGTGATCATATATAGACTAATCTTGTGGTGGCTGATTGCAATCCCAACAATTCGGGAGTATAATTCCTACCTTCAAGATCG AAAGCCCGTGAAGAAAGTTGGCGCATTTTGTTGGCTATCGCTTGCAATTTGCATCATTGAACTTCTTATTTGTATAAAGTTTGGACATG GTTTATATCCCAAACCAATGCCTCTTTGGTTGGTAATATTCTGGATCTCGGTTGGAGGTGCAGTTGTATTATTCCTTTTAATTTGGTCGTGGCAATCACATCAACGTTTAGCAAGAAAGAAGCAATGA
- the LOC101205853 gene encoding palmitoyl-acyl carrier protein thioesterase, chloroplastic isoform X2 has protein sequence MLHCQRRASRALVPSVAENGCFVKEDVRQKIPTKKQLVDPHRQGLIIEGGVGYRQTVVIRSYEVGPDKTATVESVMNLLQETALNHVWMSGLLSNGFGATHGMMRNNLIWVVSRMLVEVDHYPIWGEIVEIDTWVGASGKNGMRRDWLIRSQATGYVYARATSTWVMMNQQTRRLSKMPEEVRAEISPWFIEKQAIKEDAPEKISKLDDKAKYMNSDLKPKRSDLDMNHHVNNVKYLRWMLETIPDHVLESHQLSSIILEYRRECGSSDIVQSLCEPDEDGILRDVEMIEDREIGLLNGFSLASEILKGGLLGSFDKGTQRYTHLLQIEGEAKNEEIVRGRTTWKKKLTTIPFSTE, from the exons ATGCTCCACTGCCAAAGAAG AGCTTCGAGAGCTCTTGTCCCTTCTGTGGCGGAAAATGGGTGTTTTGTTAAAGAAGATGTTCGTCAGAAAATTCCCACAAAGAAGCAGCTGGTTGATCCTCACCGGCAAGGCTTGATCATTGAAGGAGGTGTTGGGTATAGACAAACTGTTGTAATCAGATCGTATGAAGTTGGTCCTGATAAGACTGCAACTGTGGAGAGCGTCATGAATCTTTTGCAG GAAACAGCACTTAATCATGTTTGGATGTCTGGGCTTCTCAGCAATGGTTTTGGGGCTACCCATGGCATGATGAGGAATAATCTTATCTGGGTTGTTTCACGTATGCTTGTCGAAGTAGACCACTATCCGATATG GGGCGAGATTGTTGAAATCGATACATGGGTTGGGGCATCCGGGAAAAATGGAATGAGAAGGGACTGGCTTATTAGAAGTCAAGCAACAGGCTACGTTTATGCTCGAGCGACAAG CACATGGGTGATGATGAACCAGCAAACAAGACGACTCTCCAAAATGCCAGAAGAAGTAAGGGCAGAAATTTCTCCTTGGTTTATTGAAAAGCAAGCAATCAAAGAAGATGCCCCCGAGAAAATTTCCAAGTTAGATGATAAAGCTAAGTACATGAACTCTGACTTGAAG CCAAAGAGAAGTGATCTGGACATGAACCATCATGTCAACAATGTCAAATACCTAAGATGGATGCTAGAG ACGATACCTGACCATGTTTTGGAGTCTCATCAACTTTCTAGTATCATATTGGAGTATAGAAGGGAATGCGGAAGCTCTGATATAGTTCAATCACTATGTGAGCCAGATGAAGATGGAATCCTCAGAGATGTGGAGATGATAGAAGACAGAGAAATCGGTCTACTAAACGGGTTTTCCTTGGCGTCTGAAATTCTCAAAGGTGGACTCTTGGGATCTTTTGACAAAGGAACACAAAGGTATACACATCTTCTACAAATTGAAGGGGAGGCTAAGAATGAAGAGATAGTGAGGGGAAGAACCACATGGAAGAAAAAGCTTACCACTATACCATTCTCCACAGAgtaa
- the LOC101205141 gene encoding CDP-diacylglycerol--serine O-phosphatidyltransferase 1 isoform X1, with the protein MVMEPDGPRRARKRNYLVQENGDYNSLSMGEDLDPWTAWAYKPRTISLLLIGACFLIWASGALDPQNAAHEDSAISVKRGVWAMISVFLAYCLLQAPSTILIRPHPAIWRLVHGMAVIYLIALTFLLFQSRDDARQFMKFLHPDLGVELPERSYGADCRLYLPENSKSRFKNVYETLFDEFVPAHIIGWWGKAIMIRNQALLWVLSIGFEMMELTFRHMLPNFNECWWDSIVLDILICNWFGIWAGMRTVRYFDGKTYKWVGLSRQPNIIGKVKRTLGQFTPAQWDKDEWHPLLGPWRFIQVISLCIVFLTVELNTFFLKFSLWVPPRNPVIIYRLILWWLIAIPTIREYNSYLQDRKPVKKVGAFCWLSLAICIIELLICIKFGHGLYPKPMPLWLVIFWISVGGAVVLFLLIWSWQSHQRLARKKQ; encoded by the exons ATGGTCATGGAGCCTGATGGACCCAGACGAgcaaggaaaagaaattatttggttcaagaaaATGGTGATTATAATTCGTTAAGCATGGGTGAAGATCTTGATCCCTGGACTGCATGGGCGTACAAGCCTCGTACTATATCATTATTACTTATTGGTGCATGCTTCCTTAT CTGGGCCAGTGGAGCCCTTGATCCTCAAAACGCAGCACATGAGGATAGTGCTATTTCTGTTAAAAG GGGTGTATGGGCTATGATTTCAGTATTTCTTGCCTATTGTTTGCTGCAAGCCCCATCAAC GATTTTGATTAGGCCACATCCAGCCATTTGGCGTTTGGTGCATGGAATGGCTGTCATTTACTTGATAGCACTTACCTTTTTGCTGTTTCAG AGTCGTGATGATGCTCGACAGTTTATGAAGTTTCTCCATCCTGACCTCGGTGTTG AGCTTCCAGAAAGATCTTATGGTGCTGATTGTCGTCTTTATTTACctgaaaattccaaaagcaGGTTTAAGAATGTTTAT GAGACACTTTTTGATGAATTTGTTCCAGCTCATATAATTGGATGGTGGGGCAAGGCTATAATGATTCGTAACCAAGCTCTACTGTGGGTGTTGTCAATTGGGTTTGAAATGATGGAG CTAACCTTTCGCCACATGTTACCAAACTTCAACGAGTGTTGGTGGGACAGTATCGTTCttgatattttgatatgtAACTGGTTTG GCATCTGGGCAGGAATGCGTACTGTTCGATACTTCGATGGTAAAACATACAAGTGGGTTGGTCTAAGTCGTCAACCTAATATTATTGGGAAA GTCAAACGAACACTGGGACAATTCACACCAGCACAGTGGGACAAAGATGAGTGGCACCCATTACTTGGTCCATGGCGTTTCATTCAAGTTATAAGCCTTTGCATCGTCTTCCTGACAGTAGAGCTCAATACATTCTTTTTGAAGTTTAGTCTTTGGGTACCCCCAAGGAATCCTGTGATCATATATAGACTAATCTTGTGGTGGCTGATTGCAATCCCAACAATTCGGGAGTATAATTCCTACCTTCAAGATCG AAAGCCCGTGAAGAAAGTTGGCGCATTTTGTTGGCTATCGCTTGCAATTTGCATCATTGAACTTCTTATTTGTATAAAGTTTGGACATG GTTTATATCCCAAACCAATGCCTCTTTGGTTGGTAATATTCTGGATCTCGGTTGGAGGTGCAGTTGTATTATTCCTTTTAATTTGGTCGTGGCAATCACATCAACGTTTAGCAAGAAAGAAGCAATGA
- the LOC101205141 gene encoding CDP-diacylglycerol--serine O-phosphatidyltransferase 1 isoform X3, producing MISVFLAYCLLQAPSTILIRPHPAIWRLVHGMAVIYLIALTFLLFQSRDDARQFMKFLHPDLGVELPERSYGADCRLYLPENSKSRFKNVYETLFDEFVPAHIIGWWGKAIMIRNQALLWVLSIGFEMMELTFRHMLPNFNECWWDSIVLDILICNWFGIWAGMRTVRYFDGKTYKWVGLSRQPNIIGKVKRTLGQFTPAQWDKDEWHPLLGPWRFIQVISLCIVFLTVELNTFFLKFSLWVPPRNPVIIYRLILWWLIAIPTIREYNSYLQDRKPVKKVGAFCWLSLAICIIELLICIKFGHGLYPKPMPLWLVIFWISVGGAVVLFLLIWSWQSHQRLARKKQ from the exons ATGATTTCAGTATTTCTTGCCTATTGTTTGCTGCAAGCCCCATCAAC GATTTTGATTAGGCCACATCCAGCCATTTGGCGTTTGGTGCATGGAATGGCTGTCATTTACTTGATAGCACTTACCTTTTTGCTGTTTCAG AGTCGTGATGATGCTCGACAGTTTATGAAGTTTCTCCATCCTGACCTCGGTGTTG AGCTTCCAGAAAGATCTTATGGTGCTGATTGTCGTCTTTATTTACctgaaaattccaaaagcaGGTTTAAGAATGTTTAT GAGACACTTTTTGATGAATTTGTTCCAGCTCATATAATTGGATGGTGGGGCAAGGCTATAATGATTCGTAACCAAGCTCTACTGTGGGTGTTGTCAATTGGGTTTGAAATGATGGAG CTAACCTTTCGCCACATGTTACCAAACTTCAACGAGTGTTGGTGGGACAGTATCGTTCttgatattttgatatgtAACTGGTTTG GCATCTGGGCAGGAATGCGTACTGTTCGATACTTCGATGGTAAAACATACAAGTGGGTTGGTCTAAGTCGTCAACCTAATATTATTGGGAAA GTCAAACGAACACTGGGACAATTCACACCAGCACAGTGGGACAAAGATGAGTGGCACCCATTACTTGGTCCATGGCGTTTCATTCAAGTTATAAGCCTTTGCATCGTCTTCCTGACAGTAGAGCTCAATACATTCTTTTTGAAGTTTAGTCTTTGGGTACCCCCAAGGAATCCTGTGATCATATATAGACTAATCTTGTGGTGGCTGATTGCAATCCCAACAATTCGGGAGTATAATTCCTACCTTCAAGATCG AAAGCCCGTGAAGAAAGTTGGCGCATTTTGTTGGCTATCGCTTGCAATTTGCATCATTGAACTTCTTATTTGTATAAAGTTTGGACATG GTTTATATCCCAAACCAATGCCTCTTTGGTTGGTAATATTCTGGATCTCGGTTGGAGGTGCAGTTGTATTATTCCTTTTAATTTGGTCGTGGCAATCACATCAACGTTTAGCAAGAAAGAAGCAATGA
- the LOC101205383 gene encoding probable histone chaperone ASF1A: protein MSAVNITNVTVLDNPAAFLNPFQFEISYECLTSLKDDLEWKLTYVGSAEDETYDQLLESVLVGPINVGNYRFVLQADPPDPSKIREEDITGVTVLLLTCSYMGQEFVRVGYYVNNDYDDEQLREEPPPKVLIDRVQRNILADKPRVTKFPINFHPENSEHGAEQQPSSPHHSVEALNNEEEELQPPPSPSAADEPPLDKEAIDSGSQPSVTA, encoded by the exons ATGAGTGCCGTTAACATTACAAACGTCACGGTTTTGGATAACCCTGCTGCTTTTCTGAATCCATTTCAGTTCGAGATCTCATACGAGTGCTTGACTTCTCTTAAAGACG ATCTGGAATGGAAACTCACCTATGTCGGATCGGCCGAGGATGAAACTTATGACCAACTTTTGGAAAGTGTTCTCGTTGGACCCATTAATGTTGGCAATTATCGTTTTGTTCTTCAG GCAGACCCTCCAGATCCTTCAAAAATCCGGGAGGAAGACATCACCGGGGTCACAGTACTTTTATTAACATGTTCATACATGGGACAGGAATTTGTAAGAGTAGGATATTATGTGAACAACGATTATGATGATGAACAACTTCGTGAAGAACCTCCTCCAAAAGTTCTGATTGACAGGGTCCAAAGAAACATTTTAGCTGACAAGCCCAGAGTCACGAAGTTCCCAATCAATTTTCATCCAGAGAACTCTGAACATGGTGCAGAGCAACAACCATCTTCACCCCACCACTCAGTTGAAGCCCTCaacaatgaagaagaagaattacaacCACCACCATCACCATCAGCAGCAGATGAGCCACCTTTAGATAAGGAAGCCATTGATTCTGGATCTCAGCCTTCAGTCACGGCATGA